The window TGTTCCGCACGAAAGCCAGGCAGTACCTCGTGATCGGAGAGGTGCAGCCACAAGAGGAGCGACGAGAGCACCCGCTCCGCCACCACGATCGCGCGGAAGAGGTTCGACTGCAGGAGGAGCAGGCCGAGACCCGCGCCGAAGAACGCCGTAAACCTCACGGCTTCGCCTTCCCCTTCGGCGCCTTGTCCGCCTTCTCCTCGTCGTCCGGTGGCGTGACGAGGATGAGCACGGCGTCGAGCCGCGAGAAGTTCACGGTGGGCTGGGCCTCGATCTCCTGGTCGCGCCCGGGCTCGCGCTTGACGACCCTTGTCACCTTCGCCACGGGCAGGCCCTTGGGGAACCACTTGCCCTTGCCGCTCGTGACCAGGAGATCGCCC of the Myxococcales bacterium genome contains:
- a CDS encoding rod shape-determining protein MreC, whose protein sequence is GDLLVTSGKGKWFPKGLPVAKVTRVVKREPGRDQEIEAQPTVNFSRLDAVLILVTPPDDEEKADKAPKGKAKP